A portion of the Sulfuricurvum kujiense DSM 16994 genome contains these proteins:
- a CDS encoding sensor histidine kinase: MNDKLYALKNAFIYTMLVAVLLLVPTYVYVAYMKYVYEIQYEFKLKRESHLILRSMEEFDVKEKQVFDYPRFRSFQSGLYDEHFKPMFSLIEYPIENQKVGYYVDNGYGYLVISLPEHRYFGASYLVVGGELSYTRIYQDVVIILLSIAVLIFVLSLFFLDRFALPFQRVNQRLDRFIKDSMHEINTPLSIINVNIDLYNRSNPPNKYLQRIKAATKTLATLYNDMDYLIKNERLSFEYEEIDLSRYLQDRIDYFYEVAALKNIAVESRIEDDIFIQFNPTQLQRIIDNNLSNAIKYSHEEGKIEVILERIGDICVMRFQDYGVGIENVERIFERYYRENRDKGGFGIGLNIVKSIIDKAGIELHIDSIYGKGTTFSYTFFPPIFIL; this comes from the coding sequence TTGAACGATAAACTCTACGCACTTAAAAACGCTTTTATCTATACGATGCTCGTGGCGGTACTTTTGCTGGTACCCACCTATGTGTATGTTGCGTATATGAAATACGTTTACGAGATTCAGTACGAGTTTAAACTCAAACGCGAATCCCATCTGATTCTTCGCTCCATGGAAGAGTTTGACGTCAAAGAGAAACAGGTGTTTGATTACCCGCGCTTCCGGTCATTCCAGTCAGGATTATATGACGAGCATTTCAAGCCGATGTTTTCATTGATCGAATATCCGATCGAGAATCAAAAAGTAGGGTATTACGTCGATAACGGCTACGGCTATCTTGTCATCTCGTTACCCGAACATCGTTATTTCGGGGCATCCTATCTCGTTGTGGGAGGGGAACTCTCCTATACACGGATTTATCAGGATGTGGTAATAATTCTCCTTTCGATTGCCGTATTGATTTTCGTCCTATCCCTCTTTTTCTTGGACCGTTTCGCACTGCCGTTTCAGCGGGTGAATCAGCGGCTGGACCGATTCATTAAAGATTCGATGCACGAAATCAATACGCCGCTCTCGATCATCAATGTCAACATTGATCTTTATAACCGCTCCAATCCCCCCAACAAATATCTTCAGCGGATTAAGGCGGCGACGAAGACCCTCGCGACTCTTTATAACGATATGGATTATCTGATCAAAAATGAACGCCTTTCATTTGAATACGAAGAGATTGATCTAAGCCGCTATCTTCAAGATCGGATCGATTATTTTTATGAAGTTGCGGCTTTAAAGAATATTGCTGTTGAATCTCGGATTGAAGATGACATATTTATACAGTTTAATCCGACGCAGCTGCAGCGAATAATCGATAATAATCTCTCCAACGCGATTAAATATTCCCATGAAGAGGGGAAAATCGAAGTAATTTTAGAGCGTATCGGTGATATCTGTGTGATGCGCTTTCAAGATTACGGTGTCGGGATTGAGAACGTTGAGCGGATTTTTGAACGCTATTATCGCGAAAATCGCGATAAGGGAGGCTTCGGAATCGGACTGAACATTGTAAAATCGATTATCGATAAGGCCGGTATTGAACTTCATATCGATTCTATTTACGGCAAAGGAACTACTTTTAGCTACACATTTTTTCCTCCGATCTTCATCCTTTAA